The proteins below are encoded in one region of Ereboglobus luteus:
- a CDS encoding aspartate kinase, with protein sequence MARIVQKYGGTSVGDVERIKKVAERVKLTRDDGNEVVVVVSARSGVTNELIARAKAISDAPSEREMDMLLAVGEQETIALTAMALHALGVPAVSFTGAQAGILTNDAHTRAKIQTITPKQIEEALKQDKVVIVAGFQGINAAGQLTTLGRGGSDLTAIALAAPLKADKCEIYTDVDGVYTADPRIVKTAQKIDEISYDEMLELASSGSKVMQSRSVEFAKKYGVVFEVRSSFNHNPGTIVKEEVSYMEKVVVRGVAVDKDQAKVTVSNIADKPGSAAKVFRALADANVIVDMIVQNVGRNGVANLSFTVPQVDSKKAQQTLAPVLVEIGGGNVTIQEDIAKLSVVGVGMKTHSGVAATLFQTLADANVNIDMITTSEIKISVVISSERVDEAARIAHKVFGLDA encoded by the coding sequence ATGGCACGCATCGTCCAAAAATATGGCGGCACCTCAGTCGGTGACGTCGAACGCATCAAAAAAGTCGCGGAACGCGTCAAACTCACCCGCGACGATGGCAACGAAGTAGTCGTTGTCGTTTCTGCCCGTTCGGGCGTGACGAACGAGCTCATCGCGCGCGCCAAGGCCATCAGCGACGCGCCCAGCGAGCGCGAAATGGACATGCTCCTCGCCGTCGGCGAACAGGAAACCATCGCGCTGACCGCGATGGCATTGCACGCGCTTGGCGTGCCCGCGGTCAGTTTCACCGGCGCGCAGGCGGGCATCCTCACCAACGACGCGCACACACGCGCCAAGATCCAAACCATCACGCCCAAACAAATCGAGGAGGCGCTCAAGCAGGACAAGGTCGTGATCGTCGCCGGCTTTCAAGGCATCAACGCCGCGGGACAGTTAACGACGCTTGGCCGCGGCGGCTCCGACCTCACCGCCATCGCGCTCGCCGCGCCGCTCAAGGCCGACAAATGCGAAATCTACACCGACGTTGACGGCGTCTACACGGCCGACCCGCGCATTGTGAAAACCGCGCAGAAAATCGACGAGATTTCCTACGACGAAATGCTCGAGCTCGCCTCGTCGGGTTCGAAAGTCATGCAAAGCCGCTCGGTCGAGTTCGCCAAGAAATACGGCGTCGTTTTTGAAGTCCGCTCATCCTTTAACCACAACCCAGGAACAATCGTGAAAGAAGAAGTCTCGTATATGGAAAAAGTCGTCGTGCGCGGAGTCGCCGTCGACAAGGACCAGGCCAAGGTCACCGTCAGCAACATCGCCGACAAGCCCGGCTCCGCCGCCAAGGTGTTCCGCGCCCTGGCCGACGCGAATGTCATCGTCGACATGATTGTCCAGAACGTGGGCCGCAACGGCGTCGCCAACCTCTCCTTCACCGTTCCGCAGGTTGACTCCAAGAAGGCGCAGCAAACGCTCGCCCCCGTGCTCGTGGAAATCGGCGGCGGCAACGTGACGATCCAGGAGGATATCGCTAAGCTTTCCGTGGTCGGAGTTGGCATGAAAACGCACAGCGGCGTGGCCGCGACGCTTTTCCAGACGCTTGCCGACGCCAATGTGAACATCGACATGATCACAACCTCCGAGATCAAAATTTCCGTCGTCATCTCCAGCGAGCGCGTCGACGAAGCCGCCCGCATCGCGCACAAGGTCTTCGGACTCGACGCGTGA
- the thrC gene encoding threonine synthase produces the protein MRYTSTRGQTPALSFSDAVATGLAPDGGLFLPETLPAFDAAQLARFDALKNDYAGLCFEFLRHFATDIPEETLRAIIAKSYTTFSVPEIAPLKQLSPDLFVLELFHGPTLAFKDFALQVLGNLYEHQCRVRGESINVLGATSGDTGSAAIHGLLGKPGTAIFILYPDGRTSPLQERQMACTGAKNVFALAIDGTFDDAQSALKDVFGDQEFRTRYHLSAVNSINLARVLAQCVYYLSAWLRLPEGARASAEFVVPTGNFGNVLAGWMLQKMGVPIRGFKVATNQNDILHRLFTTGEYSVADVRPSLAPSMDIQVSSNFERFLYYSLGRDTARVREVMSTFKTTGRYVFENFDRDTFSASRCDDAEIPGIIKRVYQDFGYIVDPHTACAFKDLSRDRASVVLATASPAKFPDTIREAIGMEPTDPALEILKARPLVKHKINADPAAIKAFITANAV, from the coding sequence ATGCGCTATACATCCACACGCGGACAAACTCCGGCACTCTCTTTCTCCGACGCCGTCGCCACCGGGCTCGCGCCGGACGGCGGCTTGTTTCTGCCTGAGACGTTGCCCGCGTTCGATGCCGCGCAGCTCGCGCGCTTCGACGCGTTGAAAAACGACTACGCGGGATTGTGCTTCGAGTTTCTGCGCCACTTCGCGACCGATATTCCGGAGGAGACACTGCGCGCGATCATCGCGAAATCCTACACCACGTTTTCCGTTCCCGAAATCGCGCCGCTCAAGCAGCTCTCGCCGGATTTGTTTGTGCTCGAACTTTTCCACGGCCCCACGCTCGCGTTCAAGGACTTCGCCCTGCAAGTGCTCGGCAATCTCTACGAGCACCAATGCCGTGTGCGCGGCGAGTCGATCAACGTCCTCGGGGCGACATCCGGCGACACCGGTTCGGCCGCGATTCACGGGCTTCTTGGCAAACCTGGCACCGCCATCTTCATCCTTTATCCCGACGGGCGCACCTCGCCGCTGCAGGAGCGCCAGATGGCCTGCACCGGCGCGAAAAACGTCTTCGCGCTCGCAATCGACGGCACTTTCGACGACGCGCAATCCGCGTTGAAGGACGTCTTTGGCGACCAGGAATTCCGCACGCGCTACCATCTGTCGGCGGTCAACTCGATCAACCTCGCCCGCGTGCTCGCGCAATGCGTTTATTATTTGTCCGCATGGCTGCGCCTGCCGGAGGGCGCGCGCGCCTCGGCGGAGTTTGTCGTGCCGACCGGCAATTTTGGAAATGTGCTCGCCGGCTGGATGCTCCAAAAAATGGGCGTGCCGATTCGCGGCTTCAAGGTTGCCACAAACCAGAACGACATTCTCCACCGCCTCTTCACGACCGGCGAATACAGCGTGGCGGATGTCCGCCCGAGCCTCGCGCCGTCGATGGACATCCAAGTGTCGTCGAACTTCGAGCGCTTCCTTTATTACAGCCTCGGACGCGACACGGCCAGGGTGCGCGAGGTCATGAGCACGTTCAAGACGACCGGTCGCTACGTGTTCGAAAATTTCGACCGCGACACATTCAGCGCTTCGCGCTGCGACGACGCGGAAATCCCCGGCATCATCAAGCGTGTGTATCAGGATTTCGGATACATCGTCGACCCGCACACGGCATGCGCTTTCAAGGATCTCTCGCGCGACCGCGCTAGCGTGGTGCTCGCGACGGCGAGCCCGGCGAAATTCCCCGACACGATTCGCGAGGCCATCGGCATGGAGCCGACCGATCCCGCGCTCGAAATTTTGAAAGCGCGCCCGCTGGTGAAGCACAAGATCAATGCCGATCCCGCCGCGATCAAGGCGTTCATCACGGCAAACGCGGTTTAG
- the cimA gene encoding citramalate synthase — translation MSTPTQVKIYDTTLRDGTQGEGINFSVTDKLLIAQKLDQFGVDYIEGGFPGSNPRDITFFQEAQKLKLKHARLAAFGSTRRANTKADADPQLRMLLDSGMPVMTIVGKTWTLHVTEILNTTLEENLAMIGDSVAYLTAQGREVIYDAEHFFDGYKVNPDYALSTLATALKNGASNITLCDTNGGTLAHDFEKIVARVVGEFGPDKVGIHTHNDSGLAVALSLAGVSAGARLVQGTVNGYGERTGNANLVTILPSLFLKMGCTAHCAPRLEELRELSLYFDELANLPPDTKTPYVGASAFAHKGGLHANAAQKVKSSYEHIDPSLVGNRTRILVSDMAGRTSIATKARELGYEFDEKSPTIADLIKQLKTREFEGYEYEAADASLKLLIAKNLGHYKPAFELEAYRVIIERRHDELVSEATVKIKVNGQTYLTVSEANGPVAALDRALRDALEPVYPQIKTVTLADYKVRILDSQQHAAARTRVLIETNDDHGNIWGTVGVSDNIIDASWEALRDSVEYKLLQG, via the coding sequence ATGAGCACACCCACCCAGGTCAAAATATACGACACCACCCTCCGCGACGGCACGCAGGGCGAGGGCATCAACTTCTCAGTCACCGACAAACTCCTCATCGCGCAAAAACTCGACCAGTTCGGCGTGGACTACATCGAGGGCGGCTTTCCCGGCTCCAACCCGCGCGACATCACGTTTTTCCAGGAGGCGCAAAAACTCAAACTCAAGCACGCACGCCTCGCCGCCTTCGGCTCCACCCGCCGCGCCAACACCAAGGCCGACGCGGACCCGCAGCTCCGCATGCTTCTCGACAGCGGCATGCCCGTCATGACCATCGTCGGCAAGACGTGGACGCTCCATGTCACAGAAATTCTCAACACCACCCTCGAGGAAAACCTCGCCATGATCGGCGATTCCGTCGCCTACCTCACCGCGCAGGGACGCGAGGTGATCTACGACGCCGAGCACTTTTTCGACGGCTACAAAGTCAACCCCGACTACGCGCTCAGCACGCTCGCCACCGCGCTCAAAAACGGCGCCTCCAACATCACTCTTTGCGACACCAACGGCGGCACGCTCGCGCACGACTTTGAAAAAATCGTCGCGCGTGTAGTCGGCGAATTCGGCCCCGACAAGGTCGGCATCCACACGCATAACGACTCAGGCCTCGCCGTCGCGCTCTCGCTCGCCGGTGTCTCCGCCGGGGCGCGCCTCGTGCAAGGCACCGTCAACGGCTACGGCGAACGCACCGGCAACGCCAACCTCGTAACCATCCTCCCCAGCCTCTTCCTCAAAATGGGCTGCACCGCGCATTGCGCGCCCAGGCTCGAGGAGCTGCGCGAGCTCTCGCTCTACTTCGACGAACTCGCCAACCTCCCCCCCGACACCAAGACGCCCTATGTCGGCGCCTCGGCCTTCGCGCACAAAGGCGGCCTCCACGCCAACGCCGCGCAAAAGGTCAAATCCAGTTACGAGCACATCGACCCGTCGCTCGTTGGCAACCGCACCCGCATCCTCGTGTCCGACATGGCCGGTCGCACCAGCATCGCCACCAAGGCGCGCGAGCTCGGCTACGAATTCGACGAAAAATCCCCCACCATCGCCGACCTCATCAAGCAACTCAAGACGCGCGAGTTCGAAGGCTACGAATACGAGGCCGCCGACGCCTCGCTCAAGCTCCTCATCGCGAAAAACCTCGGCCACTACAAACCCGCCTTCGAGCTTGAGGCCTACCGCGTCATCATCGAGCGCCGCCACGACGAACTCGTCTCCGAGGCCACCGTCAAAATCAAGGTCAACGGACAAACCTACCTCACCGTCTCCGAGGCCAACGGCCCGGTGGCCGCGCTCGACCGCGCCCTGCGCGACGCGCTCGAACCCGTCTATCCGCAAATCAAAACCGTCACCCTTGCCGACTACAAAGTGCGCATCCTGGACAGCCAGCAGCACGCCGCCGCGCGCACCCGGGTTCTCATCGAAACAAACGACGACCATGGAAACATCTGGGGCACCGTCGGCGTGAGCGACAATATCATCGATGCCAGCTGGGAGGCGCTCCGCGACTCGGTCGAATACAAACTGCTGCAAGGATAA
- a CDS encoding ribonuclease HII: protein MKRRQLRGYDLKQINGYETLIGVDEAGRGALAGPVVAAAVLVTCEFLTSNWAMRNAGRINDSKQLTAAGREEAWNDLDKLARGGLIHAHHGVASVDEIEHLDILGATKLAMRRALEGIYPPAAFRRSKPGEPELFADMETRSPFFGQKLSCRILVDGLPLKSFPYPHTGVVGGDARSLCIAMASIIAKVTRDRLMTELDGEHPGYGFDQHKGYGTERHREAVLEKGSCPQHRAKFLRKLLDHREDPGQLSFFENGGQNI from the coding sequence ATGAAACGCCGCCAGCTGCGCGGCTACGACTTAAAACAGATCAACGGTTACGAAACCCTCATCGGTGTCGACGAGGCCGGCCGGGGCGCTCTCGCCGGGCCGGTTGTGGCCGCCGCCGTGCTCGTGACGTGCGAGTTTCTGACGAGCAACTGGGCCATGCGAAACGCGGGGCGCATCAACGATTCGAAGCAGCTCACCGCCGCCGGACGCGAGGAGGCGTGGAACGACCTCGACAAGCTTGCCCGCGGCGGGCTCATCCACGCGCATCACGGTGTCGCGTCGGTGGACGAGATCGAGCACCTCGACATCCTCGGCGCCACAAAGCTCGCCATGCGGCGCGCGCTCGAGGGCATTTATCCGCCGGCGGCCTTTCGCCGCAGCAAGCCCGGCGAGCCGGAATTATTTGCGGACATGGAAACGCGCAGTCCGTTTTTTGGGCAAAAATTGTCGTGCCGCATCCTGGTCGACGGATTGCCGCTGAAAAGTTTTCCGTATCCGCACACCGGGGTTGTCGGCGGCGACGCGCGCTCGCTTTGCATCGCGATGGCGTCGATCATCGCGAAGGTGACGCGCGACCGCCTGATGACGGAGCTCGACGGCGAGCATCCGGGCTACGGCTTCGACCAGCACAAGGGTTACGGCACCGAAAGGCATCGCGAGGCGGTGCTGGAAAAGGGAAGCTGCCCGCAGCATCGCGCGAAATTCTTGCGCAAGCTGCTCGACCATCGCGAGGATCCGGGGCAATTATCGTTTTTCGAAAATGGCGGCCAAAACATATAA
- a CDS encoding RNA polymerase sigma factor: MPADPDAPFDIARCLERVRARDQEAARELVEHLYPLVIRIVRSHLPRRVPEEDLAQEVFMKMFTRLGQYQGAMPLSHWVSRIAVTTCIDHLRAQKRRPEFRWADLSETEAEVLDSVITNENDVAAGDAFAARELVHRLLDQLKPEDRMVIQLLDLEQKTLAEISALTGWNTTLIKVRAFRARRKLRKFFQELKKEERS; the protein is encoded by the coding sequence ATGCCTGCCGACCCTGACGCGCCTTTTGACATCGCCCGCTGCCTGGAGCGGGTGCGCGCGCGTGATCAGGAGGCCGCGCGCGAGCTGGTCGAGCACCTTTACCCGTTGGTCATCCGCATTGTCCGCTCGCATCTTCCCCGCCGCGTGCCGGAGGAGGATCTCGCACAGGAGGTGTTTATGAAAATGTTCACGCGCCTCGGCCAATACCAGGGAGCCATGCCGCTCTCGCACTGGGTTTCGCGCATCGCGGTGACAACATGCATCGACCATCTGCGCGCCCAAAAACGCCGCCCCGAGTTTCGCTGGGCCGATCTTTCCGAGACAGAAGCCGAGGTTCTGGACAGCGTCATCACCAACGAAAACGATGTGGCCGCGGGCGACGCCTTCGCCGCGCGCGAACTCGTCCACCGGCTTCTCGACCAGCTCAAGCCCGAGGATCGCATGGTCATCCAACTGCTCGACCTCGAGCAAAAAACACTCGCCGAAATCAGCGCGCTCACCGGCTGGAACACCACGCTCATCAAGGTCCGCGCCTTTCGCGCGCGGCGCAAGTTGCGTAAATTTTTTCAAGAACTAAAAAAGGAGGAACGCTCATGA
- a CDS encoding four helix bundle protein, which translates to MGLIRHYTDLIVWQKAFDFGCRIFELSRNWPREERYALTDQVRRSARSVSGNICESWAKRRYRAHFISKLTDADGELLESENWLRFARSHGYINQPEFDEHVELAREVGRMLGSMIRNPEPFLLSDDDKQS; encoded by the coding sequence ATGGGATTGATTCGCCATTACACCGATTTGATTGTGTGGCAAAAGGCGTTCGATTTCGGGTGTCGCATATTTGAGTTGTCCAGAAACTGGCCGCGCGAAGAACGTTACGCCCTGACCGATCAGGTTCGCCGGTCTGCGCGCTCGGTGAGTGGCAACATCTGCGAATCATGGGCCAAGCGACGCTACAGGGCTCATTTCATCAGCAAGCTTACCGATGCCGACGGCGAATTGCTGGAATCCGAAAACTGGCTCCGCTTCGCGCGCAGTCACGGATATATCAATCAACCTGAATTCGATGAACACGTGGAACTGGCCCGGGAAGTGGGCCGAATGCTGGGAAGCATGATTCGCAATCCCGAACCATTCCTATTGAGCGACGATGACAAACAGTCATAA
- a CDS encoding sensor histidine kinase — translation MAAKTYKSLDHVLGRFDSLDPASRASLVQRLARERRLLENIFNVLKDGVILVDADGHVEYANQTAGKMLGLRDDQLGDVVLWRFVPGLRPPIIDVSEDARDDAVQAAHAMTREIELTYPESRVLRLYMVPFFSDENGGRQQYAVILGDITNEREKTEQRIADERTSSIRLLAAGVAHELGNPLNSLTIHLQLIERRLKKLKGSAKKDADALSESIGVCQEEVKRLDGIITNFLEAVHPRPPDLCETQVSEVLADVLHFQRRELEDRGITVEVEAPGDLPLVMADRNQLKQVFFNINKNAMEAMQPGGVLRVKARADDDNVYLLFGDTGAGIKQADLAKLFQPYHTTKQGGHGLGLMIVQRIMREHGGQIGIESREGAGTVVTLQFPRKDRRVRMLK, via the coding sequence ATGGCGGCCAAAACATATAAATCGCTTGATCATGTCCTGGGCAGGTTCGACAGCCTCGATCCCGCCAGCCGTGCCAGCCTCGTGCAGCGTCTCGCGCGGGAACGCCGCCTGCTCGAAAACATTTTCAACGTGCTCAAGGACGGCGTGATTCTGGTCGATGCCGACGGGCACGTCGAGTATGCGAACCAGACCGCCGGCAAAATGCTCGGCCTGCGCGACGACCAGCTCGGCGATGTGGTGCTCTGGCGTTTTGTGCCGGGGCTGCGTCCGCCGATCATCGATGTGAGCGAGGACGCGCGCGACGACGCCGTGCAGGCGGCCCATGCGATGACGCGAGAGATCGAGCTGACCTATCCCGAGTCGCGCGTGTTGCGGCTCTACATGGTGCCGTTTTTCTCGGACGAAAACGGCGGGCGGCAGCAATACGCCGTGATTCTGGGCGACATTACCAACGAGCGCGAAAAGACGGAGCAACGCATCGCGGACGAGCGCACGTCGTCGATCCGACTGCTCGCTGCCGGCGTGGCGCACGAGCTCGGCAATCCGCTCAACTCCCTCACAATTCATCTGCAGCTCATCGAACGTCGTTTGAAAAAACTCAAGGGCTCCGCAAAAAAGGACGCCGACGCGCTGTCCGAGTCGATTGGCGTTTGCCAGGAGGAGGTGAAGCGCCTCGATGGAATCATCACGAATTTTCTGGAGGCGGTGCATCCGCGTCCGCCCGATTTGTGCGAGACGCAGGTCAGCGAAGTGCTCGCCGACGTGCTGCATTTTCAGCGGCGCGAACTGGAGGATCGCGGCATTACGGTCGAGGTCGAGGCGCCGGGAGACCTGCCCCTAGTGATGGCGGATCGCAACCAGCTCAAGCAGGTGTTTTTTAACATCAACAAAAACGCGATGGAGGCGATGCAGCCCGGCGGCGTGTTGCGCGTCAAGGCGCGCGCGGACGACGACAATGTGTATTTGCTTTTTGGAGACACCGGCGCGGGCATCAAGCAGGCCGATCTCGCGAAGCTGTTTCAGCCGTATCACACGACCAAGCAGGGCGGTCACGGTCTCGGGCTGATGATCGTGCAACGCATCATGCGCGAGCACGGCGGCCAGATCGGCATCGAAAGCCGCGAGGGCGCGGGAACCGTGGTGACCCTGCAATTCCCAAGAAAAGACCGCCGCGTGCGGATGTTGAAGTAG
- the rpmB gene encoding 50S ribosomal protein L28 codes for MARICAITGKRPTKGSRINRKGQSKKSGGIGTHVTSITPRKFRPNLQRIRIKTANGGTKRVLVSVKAIKAGLVEKV; via the coding sequence ATGGCAAGAATTTGTGCAATAACAGGCAAACGCCCAACCAAGGGCAGCCGCATTAACCGCAAGGGTCAGTCCAAAAAGAGCGGAGGCATCGGCACGCACGTGACGAGCATCACTCCCCGCAAATTCCGCCCGAACCTTCAGCGAATTCGAATTAAGACCGCAAACGGCGGCACCAAGCGCGTTCTCGTCTCCGTGAAGGCGATTAAGGCAGGTCTCGTCGAAAAAGTTTAA
- the hemW gene encoding radical SAM family heme chaperone HemW has translation MSEIDSLKNTDEPARPENRALGLYVHVPFCATRCDFCAFYEEAPTAEKVRRYLDGVAREMEVLTENGGREIGDGEKARTVDTVFWGGGTPGVLAAKDILRLGGIVRELWEGKGAPGEWSVELAPGSVSEARLEALREIGVTRISLGVQSFRADLLEALGRRHSPSQIYRAYERIRAAGFKNVNLDMMFALPGQEEAAWLADVREAIALGPDHLSTYCLTFEEDTALWVKLSQGKVKLDAEREARLYERTWAELDAAGFPQYEISNFSRRGFECVHNLNTWRMAEWIGLGPSAASQHAGWRGANARDLEKWLEGMKTGARATEDRVRMSPALLAEDALIFGLRMNEGVDMDALRKKAGADALNWAAVGALVNRLTNGALATGDGGRLRLTLKGRLVADAIASEMLGALTEGTGGE, from the coding sequence ATGAGCGAAATTGACTCCCTCAAGAATACGGACGAGCCCGCGCGCCCTGAAAATCGCGCGCTCGGACTGTATGTGCACGTGCCGTTTTGCGCGACGCGATGCGATTTTTGCGCGTTTTACGAGGAGGCTCCGACGGCGGAAAAGGTGCGCCGGTATCTGGACGGGGTTGCGCGCGAGATGGAAGTCCTGACGGAAAATGGCGGGCGGGAAATCGGCGACGGTGAAAAGGCGCGGACGGTGGACACGGTTTTTTGGGGAGGGGGAACGCCGGGGGTGCTCGCCGCGAAGGACATCCTGCGGCTGGGCGGAATTGTGCGCGAGCTTTGGGAAGGGAAGGGCGCGCCAGGGGAGTGGTCGGTTGAGCTGGCGCCGGGCTCGGTGTCGGAGGCGCGGCTGGAGGCGTTGCGCGAGATTGGCGTGACGCGCATTTCGCTTGGCGTGCAAAGTTTCCGCGCGGATTTGCTGGAGGCGCTGGGGCGGCGTCACTCGCCGTCGCAGATTTATCGCGCTTACGAACGGATTCGCGCGGCGGGTTTCAAGAATGTGAACTTGGACATGATGTTCGCGCTGCCTGGGCAGGAGGAGGCGGCGTGGCTTGCCGATGTGCGCGAGGCAATCGCGCTCGGCCCGGATCATCTCTCGACGTATTGCCTGACTTTTGAGGAGGACACGGCGTTGTGGGTGAAACTTTCGCAGGGCAAGGTGAAGCTGGACGCGGAGCGCGAGGCGCGTCTCTACGAGCGCACTTGGGCGGAGCTGGACGCCGCGGGATTTCCCCAGTATGAGATTTCCAACTTTTCGAGGCGCGGTTTCGAATGCGTCCACAATTTGAACACATGGCGCATGGCGGAGTGGATCGGCCTTGGCCCGAGCGCGGCGTCGCAGCACGCGGGCTGGCGCGGCGCAAATGCGCGCGATTTGGAGAAATGGCTGGAGGGCATGAAAACCGGCGCGCGCGCCACGGAGGACCGTGTGAGGATGTCGCCGGCGTTGCTGGCCGAGGACGCGTTGATTTTTGGGCTGCGCATGAACGAGGGCGTGGACATGGATGCGCTGCGCAAGAAGGCGGGCGCCGATGCCTTGAACTGGGCGGCGGTCGGCGCGCTTGTGAACCGGCTGACAAACGGCGCGCTTGCCACGGGCGATGGCGGCAGGTTGCGCCTTACTTTGAAGGGCAGGCTCGTGGCCGATGCGATTGCCTCCGAAATGCTGGGCGCGCTGACGGAAGGGACGGGCGGTGAGTAG
- a CDS encoding M23 family metallopeptidase produces MAFYYKLYIIHYRLAVAVALALLFAGAARAQPAKLDMAWPTPNTAFMQGRGIEAYIQPTASGVTTSGLYGGTRNGGRRFHEGIDLMPTLRDTRDEPLDAIFAVLPGVVRHINLVPGNSNYGRYIVIEHPGVSPAVYSLYAHLSAAQPGLRAGDTVARGQRIATMGRSSDVIAIPKSRAHLHFELGVRLTDNFQPWYDAQNFSGKNKHGVWNGMNLMGFDPLDFFSKWRTGAAPDFRAYFARMKPAVRVRYVTRTVPDFTRRYPALLTKPVPPGGVGGWEIQFNETGIPFAWTPLGATEIVGIAGEARIVWKDDAILKAWRCKSLVLNQRGAPVPGRDLRTVLGLIFGQ; encoded by the coding sequence ATGGCCTTTTATTATAAATTATACATTATTCATTATAGATTAGCCGTCGCCGTGGCGTTGGCGCTGTTGTTCGCGGGCGCGGCGCGGGCGCAACCGGCAAAGCTCGACATGGCGTGGCCCACGCCGAACACGGCTTTCATGCAGGGCAGGGGAATCGAGGCGTATATCCAGCCGACTGCGTCGGGCGTGACCACGTCGGGATTGTATGGCGGCACGCGCAACGGCGGCCGGCGTTTTCACGAGGGGATCGACTTGATGCCGACGTTGCGCGATACGCGGGACGAGCCGCTCGACGCGATCTTCGCGGTGCTGCCGGGCGTGGTGCGCCACATCAACCTCGTCCCCGGAAATAGCAACTACGGGCGCTACATTGTGATCGAGCATCCTGGCGTGTCGCCTGCGGTGTATTCGTTGTATGCGCATTTGAGCGCGGCGCAGCCGGGGTTGCGCGCCGGCGACACGGTCGCGCGCGGGCAGCGCATCGCGACGATGGGGCGCAGCTCGGATGTGATCGCAATTCCGAAAAGCCGCGCGCATCTGCACTTCGAACTCGGCGTGCGGCTGACTGACAATTTTCAGCCGTGGTATGACGCGCAAAATTTCAGCGGCAAAAACAAACACGGCGTCTGGAATGGAATGAACCTGATGGGGTTTGATCCGCTGGATTTTTTCAGCAAGTGGCGAACGGGGGCGGCTCCTGATTTTCGCGCGTATTTTGCGCGGATGAAACCGGCGGTGCGCGTGCGTTATGTCACGCGCACGGTGCCTGATTTTACGCGGCGTTATCCGGCGTTGCTGACCAAGCCGGTGCCACCCGGCGGCGTGGGCGGCTGGGAGATTCAGTTCAACGAGACGGGGATTCCCTTCGCGTGGACACCGCTTGGCGCGACGGAGATTGTGGGCATCGCGGGCGAGGCGAGGATAGTCTGGAAGGACGACGCAATTCTCAAGGCGTGGCGCTGCAAATCGCTCGTGCTCAACCAGCGCGGCGCGCCCGTGCCGGGGCGCGACCTGCGAACGGTGTTGGGGCTGATTTTCGGGCAATAA
- a CDS encoding IPT/TIG domain-containing protein — protein sequence MQNNRTFHARSFFVIISALAVLVLAGCGTPSITNLTAPSLPPNPSQIYTITARIKPQASNVVEGSTVAKLIIDGNAHKMTMIPDTPGIYEYEFQAPPGVTELRYYFLIEYQVSNIGILRSRTDYSPLQVATIVGRDAVGLSSNRGPAGSRIAITGRGFTSHDNVYFNDSLARSIYDSANSISFYVPDLPAEQNYTISIGDVPGKLVIGTFRIDPGADSGSAATVIHNNPQPAADTTMATVQTTQQGGTLTVSPSEIKIRKSQTLVLKFITPQVVQGAPMLIDVTTDIPESVIMPEVYVQPGSNVGSVTIEGGRPGTGHLYAQMPGADKPLVIPVTIQPLN from the coding sequence ATGCAAAACAACCGCACCTTTCACGCGAGATCATTCTTTGTCATCATCAGCGCCCTTGCCGTCCTCGTGCTGGCCGGGTGCGGCACGCCGTCCATCACCAACCTGACGGCACCGTCGCTTCCGCCCAACCCGTCGCAGATCTACACGATCACCGCGCGCATCAAGCCGCAGGCCTCCAACGTCGTCGAGGGCAGCACCGTCGCCAAGCTCATCATCGACGGCAACGCCCACAAGATGACCATGATTCCCGACACCCCCGGCATCTACGAATACGAATTCCAGGCGCCCCCCGGCGTGACCGAACTTCGCTACTACTTCCTCATCGAGTATCAAGTTTCCAATATCGGCATCCTCCGCTCGCGCACCGATTACAGCCCGTTGCAAGTCGCCACGATTGTGGGGCGCGACGCCGTCGGACTCAGCTCCAACCGCGGCCCCGCCGGCTCGCGAATCGCCATCACCGGACGCGGCTTCACCAGCCACGACAACGTCTATTTCAACGACAGCCTCGCGCGCTCCATCTACGACTCCGCAAACTCAATCAGCTTCTACGTGCCCGATCTTCCCGCCGAGCAAAACTACACCATCTCGATCGGCGACGTCCCCGGCAAACTCGTGATCGGCACATTCCGAATCGACCCCGGCGCGGACTCCGGCTCCGCCGCAACCGTGATTCACAACAATCCGCAACCAGCCGCCGACACGACAATGGCCACCGTGCAAACCACGCAACAAGGCGGCACGCTCACGGTCAGCCCCTCGGAAATCAAAATTCGCAAGAGCCAGACGCTCGTGCTCAAGTTCATCACGCCGCAAGTCGTGCAAGGCGCGCCCATGCTCATCGACGTGACGACCGACATCCCCGAAAGCGTGATCATGCCCGAAGTTTACGTGCAGCCCGGCAGCAACGTCGGCAGCGTCACCATCGAAGGCGGACGCCCCGGCACCGGCCATCTCTACGCGCAAATGCCCGGCGCCGACAAACCGCTCGTGATCCCCGTCACCATCCAGCCGCTCAACTGA